The Lacticaseibacillus rhamnosus DNA window AATTACCGGAAACGCCAATGCCGCCGGTTAGTTCCTGGTTAGGGAATAGGAACCCATGAATGTCATCGCCTTGCCAGCAATGAACGGACAAAGGTACTTTTTCCAATTCCTTCATGGCTGCATCGGTATCAACTCCGATTTCTGCGTAACGCTGTTTTGCGACTTCATATGCCTTATCGACTTCTTCTGGTTTAACCATGTGAAAAACGCTCCTTTATTTAAAATCATCTATTGTGACTGGTTACCGCATTTAAACTTCGACTCAATCCAAGTGGAACACTTCATGGAGATCATCTGCGACCGGACTATTATCCGGGTTGGTCTTCATAAGCGGCTCCATATACGCCCACCACTTCTTGCAAATGTCAGTATTGGCAATTTCGTTGTACTTAGCAACATCTGGCACTTCCAGATAGGCAAACAATTCGCCATTGGCCTTGTTGAGATAGATAGAATAATTAGTGGCGCCATATTCCTTCAGGGCTGCTTTCATTTCTGGCCACAGTTCGCGATGCCGTTTCTCATATTCCTCGTATTTATCGGGATAAACGTACATGACTTGCCCAATACGCTTCACGACTAAACCGCCTCCTTAGCTGTCTGAACCTTGACTGTTTTCATAAATGCCTTATATTTAGCGAATACATCCGGATAAGCGGATGAATCCGGTTCATAAGTCTTCAAATCAAACGATGCCTTAATTAGCTTGCGCCCGGCGACAACATCTTTAACAGCGCCGGTCGTAATCATCTGAACGAGCAGATTACCAATTGCTGTGGCCTCGCTTGGACCCGCGACCACTTTGACATTTGCGAGATCAGCTGTCAGTTGGTTCATTAAGGTTACATTCGAACCTCCGCCTACGATGTTCAGCGTATCAATTGGATCGGCAATAATGGTGCTGAGCTTGTGAATCTCGTTGGCATAATAAAGAGCTAAATTTTCATAAACTGCCCGCGTCAGTTCACCTGGCGTTTCCAGCTTGGCCTGTCCGGTTTCAGCCACATAATCCTGTAGTTCTTTAATCATGTTAGCGGGATTTTCAAACCGCTTGTCATTGATATCAATGAAGACGCGGAATGGCGCTACCTTGTCAGCCATTTCCGCCAACTCTTTGAAGCTATACTGATCGTTCAGCTCGCGTTTGATACATTGCACAATCCACAAGCCCATGATGTTCTTCAAAAAGCGATAGGTACCATAAGCGCCCCATTCATTGGTGTAATTTTCCTTGAAGGCATCCTGACCATTTTCCGGAGTGTTGAGTTCCGCCCCTAGCAGCGACCAGGTACCGGAACTTAAGAAGGCCCAATGATTGCCGAATCCCGGCGTACCAACAACCGCACTCGCAGTGTCATGCGTGGCGACGGTAATGACATCGGTTTCCGGAATATCGTATTTCACATGCCATTTATGACTGATCTTGCCAAGCGGCGTTCCGGATTCAACCAATGCCGGGAACTGATCTTGCGCAACATTGACTTCTTTGAGTAAATCTTTATCAAAAAGTCCCTGCCGCAGATTGAGCATTTGCGTGGTTGAGGCGTTGGTTACCTCGGTGACGGCATTGCCGGTCAGGACATAACCAATGTAGTCTGGGATCATCAGAATCTTATCGGCTTTAGCAAGATCATCGCGCTCTTCAGTGTAAAGCTGATAAAGTGTGTTGAAGTCCTGGAATTGGATGCCGGTTTTTTCATAAATGTAGGATTTTGGAAGCTCAGATGTCAGTTGCCGTACTGCCTGATTCGTGCGTGCATCTCGATAGCTAACAGGATCGTGCATTTTCTTGCCATCATTACCGACAAGGACATAGTCAACGGCCCAAGTGTCAATTCCTAAGTCCACTGCGGTATAGCCCATCTTTTTGACTTTTTCCAAGCCGGCGAAAATTTCATCAATGATATGGTCGATTTGCCACCGATCATGCCCTGCTTCGTTTTTGAAGCCGTTTTTGAATCGATGAACTTCAGTTAGTTTCAGTTGACCATCGACAATTGCACCCAGCATGAGCCGCCCGCTTGATGCGCCGATATCAACTGCTACGTATGCTTTCATATGCTGCACCTCTCTTTAACACCATTCGTTTGGTTAATTAATTGACTGCGGTGAAACGCGCTCGCTGCCGGTGTCTTTTGCTGCTGTGTCGCGGTCGGCTTTGCTCTTTTCATCGTCAGTTAAGAACTTGTCCCCATATTGTTCGCGGGTGATTTCTTCAAGACTCTTGCCACGCGTCTTAGGCGTCCAGATCGTGCCAATGACAAGTGATACTAATAGCAGTCCGATCATGAAAGTTCCGGCAACGGTGAAGCCGAGGCTGTTGAGAATTGCCGGGAAAATAATGGACCAAACACCGGCACTGGCACGAACCAGGAAGAACATCACGCCTTGTGAGCCAGCGCGGAATTGGGTCGGGAAGAGTTCGGTTGCCCATAATGCATACCATGCTTGGGCACCGATTCCTGCGCTAATTCCCCACAATGCTACGAACGCCCATAAGCTCCATGACTGAGCCATGCCGGCGTAGGTCAATACGATCCAAGATGCTGCGGCCATTGCGGCGCCAACGAAGAAGAAAATTCGATGGTTCGCTTTGTCGCCGTACTTGGCAAATCCAAAATATGTTGCCAAGGCGGTGAGGACCCAAAGCACGGCCTGCAGTAAGTTGGCTTCCTGATTGGACAGACCGCCAGCAGTTTCATAAACATATGGCATGAAGAAGCCCATCGCGCCGGCTACCAAGTTCCAGAACATGTAAACACCGACTAGGAAGCATAGCCATTTAAGTGAGGTTTTATTCGAGAACAAGGTGCGATAAGGATGCGACTTTTCACCGGAGCTCTTTTCAAACGCCTTTTGATCCTGCCATGCTTTTGATTCACCAAGTCCACGTTGCAAGAGCCAAGCAATGAAGGCAATCACAGTCAGCAATCCGAACAATATCCGGTTACCAAACAGACCAAGTGGTGCAAGAACGGTCCCGAGAATGAAAATAACTGCCGGTCCCAATGACCATGCAAACTGTGATACACCAATATTCTTTGCTCGATTGTCATCTTGTGACGTTTCGGAAATATAAGTCCAACTTGCAGGAACACCGGCGCCGACTGCTAAGCCAGTTACGAGAAATCCTGCCAGTAACATTGGGAAGTTAAGGGCAAACATGACCAGGATCGTGCCCACCATATAAACCAACATGTCATAGGTGTAAATCAACTTACGACCAAACTTATCAGACAGTGGCCCACCGATGAGAGCACCAAGCGCTGCGCCAAATGCGTTGGCTGACAAGGCGCCTAATAAGCCGACTTGAAAACTGCTGAGTCCAAAATGCTGCGTCCACAGTGTCAAGCCGCTAGCACCGGCAACAATACTGCCTGAATCCAGAAAATTCGTGATTGAAACACGAATGGTGGATTTCAACGAGCTTTTCTCTGAAGCCATTGTGTTACCTCCTGCACATTTCATTTTTTGTCACCGTTTACAGTTCACATTTAACCGCTTACATGTTATGGTCACAATGTCAGATAAATATTATGATCGGAACATAAGCACAGGAGGGTGCCATGGAATTAGCAATTTTAAAGCAGTTGCAAAGTTTGACTGATGTCGAAAAAAAGCAGAAAGAGCATCATGTTTTTAGCGATGACATTCCGCCAACCGCGATTGACTTGCGGGAATCAAAAACGGCTAACGTCCCGGTTTTAAACGATTATTTTTTCCGCAATCACGCCATTTATGTCAGCAAACATAATCGATATGCCCCTTATCCTTTGCACACCCATCAGTTCTTTGAGATGAACTATATGTTGCAAGGACACGCTGATGAAACGGTTAACGGTCAGCGCGTCCACCTGTCACAAGGCGACGTGCTGCTACTGGATATTGGAAGTGAGCATTCCATTGATGCGTTAGGCGACAACGATTTGCTGATCAACATTTTGTTTCGCGATCGCAATATTTCTATCGATTTCCTCAACCAGATTCAAAGTCAGCAAAGTGTGCTTTATGATTTCATGATTAATCATTTACGTAAGCAAAAAACCAAGCAGCGGTATGTTCTGTTTCGCAATGGTTTTCATGACATTCAAATCACACTTGAGCGCATCATTGAAGAATATTTCCGCCCGCGCGCGTTTTCGGATACGATCATTCAGTCCGAGTTAACGGTTCTGATAGCGGAACTGATTCGGGGGCATCAACCAACCATCAAGGATCCTTCGCCATCGCAAAAGCTTGCGGTCAAATTGCTTAACGATATCCACGAACATTATCGGGACTTGTCGCTTGAAGATTTAGCCAATAAATACGCTTATAACAAAAACTACCTTGGTAATCTGTTCTCAAAAGAAGTTGGCAAGACCTTTTCCGAAGCACTGACGCAAGAACGACTCATCAATGCGCGCCGCTTGATTCAGAACACCAAGAAGCCCATTAGCGAGATCTGTCTTGAAGTCGGTATCAGTAATAAAAGCTTCTTTTACCACAAATATCACGCGCTATTCGGCAAT harbors:
- a CDS encoding AraC family transcriptional regulator, translating into MELAILKQLQSLTDVEKKQKEHHVFSDDIPPTAIDLRESKTANVPVLNDYFFRNHAIYVSKHNRYAPYPLHTHQFFEMNYMLQGHADETVNGQRVHLSQGDVLLLDIGSEHSIDALGDNDLLINILFRDRNISIDFLNQIQSQQSVLYDFMINHLRKQKTKQRYVLFRNGFHDIQITLERIIEEYFRPRAFSDTIIQSELTVLIAELIRGHQPTIKDPSPSQKLAVKLLNDIHEHYRDLSLEDLANKYAYNKNYLGNLFSKEVGKTFSEALTQERLINARRLIQNTKKPISEICLEVGISNKSFFYHKYHALFGNTPKDDRLHTTGYISPDHTNPPLTIL
- the rhaM gene encoding L-rhamnose mutarotase, yielding MKRIGQVMYVYPDKYEEYEKRHRELWPEMKAALKEYGATNYSIYLNKANGELFAYLEVPDVAKYNEIANTDICKKWWAYMEPLMKTNPDNSPVADDLHEVFHLD
- the rhaB gene encoding rhamnulokinase; this encodes MKAYVAVDIGASSGRLMLGAIVDGQLKLTEVHRFKNGFKNEAGHDRWQIDHIIDEIFAGLEKVKKMGYTAVDLGIDTWAVDYVLVGNDGKKMHDPVSYRDARTNQAVRQLTSELPKSYIYEKTGIQFQDFNTLYQLYTEERDDLAKADKILMIPDYIGYVLTGNAVTEVTNASTTQMLNLRQGLFDKDLLKEVNVAQDQFPALVESGTPLGKISHKWHVKYDIPETDVITVATHDTASAVVGTPGFGNHWAFLSSGTWSLLGAELNTPENGQDAFKENYTNEWGAYGTYRFLKNIMGLWIVQCIKRELNDQYSFKELAEMADKVAPFRVFIDINDKRFENPANMIKELQDYVAETGQAKLETPGELTRAVYENLALYYANEIHKLSTIIADPIDTLNIVGGGSNVTLMNQLTADLANVKVVAGPSEATAIGNLLVQMITTGAVKDVVAGRKLIKASFDLKTYEPDSSAYPDVFAKYKAFMKTVKVQTAKEAV
- a CDS encoding MFS transporter, whose amino-acid sequence is MASEKSSLKSTIRVSITNFLDSGSIVAGASGLTLWTQHFGLSSFQVGLLGALSANAFGAALGALIGGPLSDKFGRKLIYTYDMLVYMVGTILVMFALNFPMLLAGFLVTGLAVGAGVPASWTYISETSQDDNRAKNIGVSQFAWSLGPAVIFILGTVLAPLGLFGNRILFGLLTVIAFIAWLLQRGLGESKAWQDQKAFEKSSGEKSHPYRTLFSNKTSLKWLCFLVGVYMFWNLVAGAMGFFMPYVYETAGGLSNQEANLLQAVLWVLTALATYFGFAKYGDKANHRIFFFVGAAMAAASWIVLTYAGMAQSWSLWAFVALWGISAGIGAQAWYALWATELFPTQFRAGSQGVMFFLVRASAGVWSIIFPAILNSLGFTVAGTFMIGLLLVSLVIGTIWTPKTRGKSLEEITREQYGDKFLTDDEKSKADRDTAAKDTGSERVSPQSIN